The Juglans microcarpa x Juglans regia isolate MS1-56 chromosome 2D, Jm3101_v1.0, whole genome shotgun sequence DNA window TCATAAGCGGCAAATCTTTGTGGATGACTGCACACGGGTGTGTGTGTGCACTCATGTTtttcttaacttattatacttGTCCATCCATGTCATAATATTTCTTTGACtagcttctttttcttcatgATTATATCTAATTAGTCAATGTCGGGACTGAGATGGATAGTGCTAGAGCTGATAACTCTGGTGAGGAAACCATTAGCTAGGGTTACACTTTTGAGGTGAATCAACAGGATGATAATTAGAAAGAGAAGTAGATGAATCAGCCATATGTTTAATTGCTCCAGAATTGATGACCCGCAGATTGCAAGTGGAGAATAAAGTTATAAATGCTTTATCTGACTTGGGTTGGCGGCAATCCCTGGAAATGGAAATTGAAATGACTGCTTTTCCGTAGAGTGAGACTTGGGAAAGGGTCATTACTGTGGCATATTTTCTGATCCTTTTGATGTTGTGCCAAACATCTTCCTatgattgttttgttttaagtaaTTTATTCCAAATGGATGAACCAGTGTTACATTTCTGTTATGGAACAGGAGCATTTACCTGTTGCTGAAGCCGAGAATGCACTTTTCCAATGCATTTCCACTTACAAAGAGGTACACTTTGGCCGTTGAACAAATACTTTGGATGAAAGGAACTAATACGATTTGACCATGCCAGCAAGTGATGTTTTCCCTACTGAAGTTGTGTAATGTTAAAAGTTAGTCTTTGTCATTTTGCTAGTTGGGAACATAAATTCTCATTTATGTGTGGTgttctcattttggtttgatttatgaATGTAGTAGGAAACAGCTAATACATTAAGTGAGAATTCtggtgaattttttttcattattcaGAGTAATTTATTTGTGGTGTTCTCATTTTTGGAACATAAATTCCTTCTGATTGCAGATATTTTTGCTTAAACTAGCCTTTTGAAGCGTGTAGATTTTGATACAAACCATAAGTATCTGTTTACTTAATGAAGATATTGGCTTGATTTATGAATGTAGAAGGAAAAATGCTAAAGTTTGGGCGTGTTTCTCTGCAGTTTGAAACCGTGAAGTCTATTTCTGACTCCCCTGAAGTGAAGGCCGAGTATCTTTCCTGTTTGAAGCATCTTTCAAGCTTGATGCGCAATGGCAGTACCAATGGGACACGAACGTTTAAAGGAGCAACTTTACAAAATctggaagatgaaatcaagtGTGTTGAATCTGAAATTTCACCTTACAGGAAACGTAAAAACTAAGCTGGAAGCTGATTATGGCAGCAACAGCGGCAGTTACTGCCGGAAAATCATCTGAAGGAGTAGGTCCAGTTCTTATGCCACCTGCCATGCACAAATGAACATAAATGGTTCCTCTACATTATATTGTGATAAGCCATAATTTATTGGTGATAAAAGTAGGTGCTGCCTAGGTACACATGAATTATACAAGAGACACCTATACCTTCTTATTAGCAAGTGGGATTTTTGCGCGAAGTTTTACAGGATTCTAATACATGAGGCACATGAAATTGTATCTGTTGTTTGCTTGCCAACTGTTAGAACataatttgaagtttgaaataaaaaaataatttcagatcCTGATTATTATAGTTCGATTTAAATCATAGTAATCATGTTTCAGAAGCAGCACAAGGTCACCTGATGCTGTATGATTGAAATTGCACTTTCAATCTTGTTGACTGGAGACGAGATAAATTCATTGATGTTtattgtattcaactttttgaCTAATATTCCCAGCAAAACTACTATTAACTGAGCAAGGTGGCTCGATGTATATGATTAATTGTTCTAGGCTGAATAAACGTTATAATCCTTTAGGGATGACAATTTATTCCACCCTATCAGAAGCCAACCTCGCTCTGAATGGGTTGAGTTTTTTCTGTCCTATTAAAGTGATGGGTGGGTATAcattttattactaatttactagaATGCGACTTGGATTCTGGAAGAAGACAGGACGAGGGTTTGGTTTTTGCTCTGTACCTTCCCTTCTGTTTTATTGGAACCTTGAtgtaagttttgagaaatgatatttggtCTTAGTAAGTTCTGCAAactcctttttaaaaaattggataaaactGAGactcatgtaaaaaaaattatttttttaataatgaattttacttttattttttatttttaaagaagtaCATAATACTTGCACACTTTGGAATTTATATAGCATTACTAATaagttttagatattttaaaaaaatgatttgttatacatcaatcactattcactctcataCTACACACCTAacgactttttatttttttatttttttcttcataagatgtgagatgtgggagtgaatagtaattgatgagaagaattattttttaaaaaataatgcttGTGAATGTGTGAATCTCATGCCATTGCTTTATCATTGTATATCTTCTCTCTGTGGGTAGTCATCTTATCAGTTGATAGCTTGACATGGTAACCTCGTCTCACATCGATGTTGACCCTAGTGGCTGGATGTGTGTGCAGTGTTGGTGCAAGGTGTCCCTTGCGTGGCTTCATCCTCGAGCAGGAAATTATCACCAATTAACATGGTAATggttttttaattaagataatcTACGTATTCTAGATTATCTAGATGGTGGAATTCTTGAAATCTCAACCATTGTTTGTGACTAAATGGTTAGGATTTTGTTATCTATGACAATTACTACCTTTAAGAACTATaggatgaaaaaatctattaagaGCTCTACGGCATTCTTATCCTAATCAATTTTGGGTTTTTGGTCGTTGAATTGGGGTATTGCCATGGGGCGGATTGAGTCTAGCTTGGACGGATTTTTGTTATTTCTAGAAGTTTTGATTTGTGACGCCGGGATTCCCATGGGGCTggatttttcctattttctatTAGAACTGGAGGCGGGTTAGAACTTAGGAAGGGTTCCTTTGCCGTCCCCTGCACGAAATCctcaaaataaaaggaaacgaGTACCCATCCAAATCAACATGATATCCTCCAAAACATATAGGCTTAGCGTCAAATCATTATTAACTAATCTTTTCTCCTTTGATAACCCactgaaatgaaaaaagaacaTTCTGCACTCGCGAGGGACTGCCAGTGCCATGGATGGTGGACCGCGCACTCGAGTCTCGTACGTTTGTGCTACAATCTGTAAAAAGGCTGTAAAAAGTGAAGTTTAGAAACATGAAGGGTCGATGTCATGATCTGTAGTGTAGATGTAAAGCTCTGCATAGTGCATAAACCATCATCCACCATGAAATTATAGGGATATTATATCTGGTGGTTACATGAATTGCATGCACTTAATACGAACACGATGCCCGATAGCATGCAACATCGTGCCGTACACGCCTGGGGCCGGCTGCAAAAAAACACCCATGATTGGGACccttttgttattattattatttttttttttttggcaagcGAATAATCTTGCTCGATGTATACAAGTCACAATATTACAGTTTTTTGCTGGGACAAACCAGTCCTGAGGCTGGGGGACCCTTCCCCCACAACTCCCCACCTAACATCGAGCTTCCATTGGACCTAATGCCCATTTCATTATAAATGATCTTTAATCAATTCTGACAACACCACGATGCCAAAACAAAACACCCCACGAGACCAAATACCTTTCGTTCGACACATGATATTCAACCACCATTGTAAAAACCATCACCAACATCAGTACTGCTACGTTATCTTCCCTTTTAAAGCGTGGAACTTAATTTTCCCACACATTCCCAACTAGATCAAAGCCCTTAGCTTCAAATTATTCCTGATCAATATGCTATCTGCACCCTTTCTGATGAGCCTGTTGTTGGAGAGGAAAAAGCCAAGAGCTACCACCGATGAATTGGCTGCGGTTAAAGCGGCTGCATGGGCGTGGTTCCAACGTGGACCTGGGTCGGAGGGGAGGCTTATGACTGAATTTGATCTTATGAGGACTCGTCGAACACCTGGACCGTCTCTTTTCAAGCTGGAAGCCATGAGAATGGCCGAAGAAGAAGCCATATTGGAAGGATACTCGCAAGCGTCGAGTAGTCCGATCTATACTGATAGATCTCTTCTAGATGCTTTTGAGATTGAGAGTATTTCCCGGCAACTGGACTGTCTGATAGAATCCAGTGGCAGCAAGTTTCATAGAAAATTCATGGCGGCCGGAGATCATCATGATCGTCACCAAGAAAACGTGACAGTATTGCTGAGTAATGGTACCGGCACtggaatgaagaaaaataaaaataaaaagaaaaagaaagggttTTGGCAAAGGCATGCAATGGTTGCATGTGGCACGAGGGAAGATCATGTGGTGGATGCTCTCAGAGATCGCCGGAAACCTCATGAAAAGCGCACACCGGTGGTTAGCTACATGTAGGCCACGGGGCAGCCATGCCTGATGATCATGAACAGTTGCAATATTGGGTTCTGGTTTGGTCGTTGGATCGAattaaattgtaatattgaaTTGTCAACTACTGTCTTGATCTCTGCAAGACTACTGCAACGCACCTCCTAGCTAAGTCATCCTAGCTATAGGTGTAACTTTTCCAAGAGGTTTACGTGGTGATCGCTGAACTACAAATCTCTTCGATCTACGCACACCGAAATTATGGATGGCTGGCCAGAAGGCTTTTGATCGAGCATGCTTTTGGAAAGATAGTCAACAAAttgttatagaattcatttGATCAACCGTGTTGCTGTCTGGAAGAGACAAAAAGAAGGGCCTATTGACGCAGTGTGAGCATGCATACAGCCCAcgggaataaaaaaaataaagaataataaaattgcTTCTTATCTTTCTGATCACTTGTTATTTTTTGTGCATGTATGGCTTAAAAATGATGTCagatcaaagaaaaagaatatcatCAAAATGCTGTAAGAATTCATGCATGATCTTAATTTCGAAGTAAAAATCTTGACCACTTGATGTTGTAacttttgtgtttgtatttttcCTGCTGCAGCCCACATGCAAGGTACTGTTTCTGTGGGCTGATGTCCGATGTATATTGTCTCTCACAAAAAGAAACTTGCTAATAGCACATACTCAAtaattcatcaaatccaaaTCAAAATCATTGCTTTTTGGAGGGTACCATCTTGAAGGATGACAAAATGGTATCTGCTGTTTGATTGGTAGCCAGATGTTTTTTGTTGTCTTGGCTGAAAAGCGAAAAAAACTTCAATTACCTAGTACTAATTAGAACTTCTTTTAGGTGCCGATCGATCTTTTTGTTGTGTTTGGTAAGATGCGACATGGACTAAAGTTTGTATGCGTGAATCCATTATGATCACAACTTATAATGGTATGGAGTAGATAGTGGTAATTAAGTCCATGAGCCAGCCCCTTAAAAGCCCATGGTGTATATGTTAGCAGCCAGATGACTTGCTGAGAGTAGCAGCCCAGTTTCCTGATTTAAGTCGTGTTCCCACAAGACCACCATACTCGATAACTCTTATTAacgtctcgtttgtttttataatttattttaatttattttattttattttatttaattattataatctttttaaattttcacataaaataaaataaataattcaaattttttaaatcttaaaataaaaataatattaaaaatatatattctaacaatattttattcaatttttaactttaatctcatctttatcttatttcatatgcaaaaaataaacgaggcagaaacgttttttttttttttttgcccttttatcaatttaagatatatattatataataataaataatactagatacagaCGTAGAGTATATAAGTGTTGTGCAATCCTTTATCCctttgaaaaagaatacaattcactattaaaaaaactaaatcttTATTATATAAGTCTTATATTTATACATCTTTCTAATTAAAGAGATTGCACTACAGTTACCCTTTAGTTtagatatcatttctctataataattacttttcattttttctaattttagatTCTATAATGGAATTAATATGCCGGATGTTCAGTTCGCTCCTCTTTCTGAACCTCATGCAATGATAGCGACGTCCTCCGGTCCTCTTCATCTTGTCTTCCACCATCAAAGCCACTAATATCGAAGCCGGCATCGAAACACAGCCATGGCCATCCTCAGACTCTCAAGAACAcacttctctctttctcgtccCCGCAAAACCTTTTCCTTCTCCTCATCCACCTCCAACCCACCCTGGTACAAGTATACACCCCCTCCGCCACCTTGCCAATACGACCCGCTACTCTCAGCAATCTCTGAGGCCATTCTCAACACCAAAGGAAAGCCCGGCGACTCCTCTCTCAACAAGCTCCTTCCGTCCCTCACAGCCAATCACATAATCAATCTCATCAACCTCAACCCCCACTCTCTCCCCCCAcattctctcctctctttcttcGACTGGCTCTCTTCCCAGCCCACCTTCCGCCACACCCTCCACTCCTACTGCACCATGATCCACTTTCTTTCCTCCCGTAACATGCTCCCACAAGCCCAGTCCCTTCTCCACTTCGTTGTCTCTCGGAAAGGCAAGGACTCGGCGTGCTCAGTCTTTGCTTGCGTTATCGAAACCAAAGGTACCAATTACTCCAGTTTTGTGTTTGATGCTTTGATGTATGCGTATGCGGATAATGGGTTTGTGTCAGATGCTATTCAGTGCTTTAGATTGATCAGGAAGCATAAATTTGGAGTCCCATTTCGTGGTTGTGGGTATTTGCTTGATAAGATGATGAAGTCAAACTCGCCCGCTTCGGCGTGGGCATTTTATATGGAGATTTTGGATTGTGGTTATCCGCCTACTGTGTATAATTTCAATGTCTTGATGCATAAACTGTGTAAAGAGTGTAAGCTTAAAGAAGCTCAGCTGGTATTTGATGAAATTGAGAAGTGGGCCTTGCGTCCTACAGTTGTTAGTTTCAATACTTTGATTAATGGTTATTGCAAGTCTGGGGAGTTAGAAGTGGGGTTTAGGTTGAAGAGGGTCATGGAGGAGAGTGGCATGTGTTCTGATGTTTTCACTTACAGTGCGTTGATTAATGGGTTGTGTAAGGAGAGTAGGCTGGACGATGCAAATAGGTTGTTCGATGAAATGCATGAGAGGGGGTTGGTTCCAAATGATGTTACTTTCACAACTTTGATTGATGGTCAATGCAAGAATGGGAGAATTGATTTAGCCATGGAAGTTTATCAGCAAATGTTGAGGAAAGGTGTGAAACCTGATTTGATAACATACAATACAGTGATCAATGGCCTTTGCAAGGTTGGAGATTTGGAAAAAGTTCAGAAGCTTGTTGATGAGATGAGTGCGCAGGGTTTGAAACCTGACAAAATCACATACACTACACTAATTGATGGATATTGCAAGGAAGGAGATTTAGAGTCGGCCATGAAGACTAGGAAGGAAATGAGTGAAGAAGGGATTGAGCTTGATAATGTGGCTTTCACAGCTCTTATTTCGGGGCTGTCTAGAGAGGGAAGAGTTGTTGATGCAGAAAGAACTTTGAGGGAGATGGTGAATGCTGGTATGAAGCCTGATGATGCAACGTATACAATGGTCATGGATGGTTTTTGTAAGAATggtgatattaaaatgagttttaagtTGCTCAGGGAGATGCAGGGTGATGGACATGTACCTGGAATTGTAACGTATAATGTGCTTATGAATGGACTCTGTAAGCGGGGGCagatgaaaaatgctaatatgCTCTTAGATGCCATGCTTAATTTGGGGGTGATTCCGGATGATATTACATACAATATTCTGTTAGAAGGGCATTGCAAGAATGGTAACCCAGAGTATTTTGATAAATTACGAAGTGAGAAAGGACTTATTCCAGATTATGCTTCTTACACTGCCCTAGTTAATGAATTCAGTAAAAGTTCAAAGGATCGCCGCAGGAGATGATTGTGACATGTCTTCAAAATAACAACTATGAAGGTTAGCCGGCTCAATGGACTGGTGAATGCCTGACCTGTACATGAATAAGGATACTTGAGATAATTTCTTACTTCATCTGCTCAGAGAACACAAATGAATAGAGCAACCTAAGATGATTTCCAATCATTGGATGGTTTCCAGTCAGTAAGGAGCTACCAAATCATTGCTTATGGACATAGCCTGAATATCTATGGCAGAATTCTgaaacagagaaaaaagaatAGCTTTCATTTGGCTGTCTTTTGACTCACGCCATTGTGGCAAGAGCAACTGCAATCTAGAAAGCGCAAGTGCAAGAATCATCTACTGCCATGCCTTTCAATATATGTCACTTGCCTGTTACAGCGGACACTCAAAGGGAACTCGTCCTCAACATTGAGCAATTCCTGCAGGTTGTTGTGTTAGCTTTTATTTCTCTTACAAAAAGAACTTGAAGGTTAAATCATGATAGAACTGGAGATTGGATATTATACCTTTGATCCCTGTAAGGGGATTGCCGTGGATGGTTATAAAGTGCCTTGGGTTTTCAGACAGTCAAGTTTTTTAGTTTGCTTGAAATATGCAAGGTCCCATGACTTCAGCAGAATATTATTCTGCTTTCTGACTTCTTACTTCGAAGCCAGAATTGCAAAAAGGATTCAAGATGGCAGGGTGATAGTTTAACATATGACACGCCTACCAATGGTCTGAAGTCGAAACATGCTAATGTATGCTGTGCTTAACAAAGGGATCCTT harbors:
- the LOC121248120 gene encoding uncharacterized protein LOC121248120; translated protein: MLSAPFLMSLLLERKKPRATTDELAAVKAAAWAWFQRGPGSEGRLMTEFDLMRTRRTPGPSLFKLEAMRMAEEEAILEGYSQASSSPIYTDRSLLDAFEIESISRQLDCLIESSGSKFHRKFMAAGDHHDRHQENVTVLLSNGTGTGMKKNKNKKKKKGFWQRHAMVACGTREDHVVDALRDRRKPHEKRTPVVSYM
- the LOC121248121 gene encoding putative pentatricopeptide repeat-containing protein At1g09680, with protein sequence MAILRLSRTHFSLSRPRKTFSFSSSTSNPPWYKYTPPPPPCQYDPLLSAISEAILNTKGKPGDSSLNKLLPSLTANHIINLINLNPHSLPPHSLLSFFDWLSSQPTFRHTLHSYCTMIHFLSSRNMLPQAQSLLHFVVSRKGKDSACSVFACVIETKGTNYSSFVFDALMYAYADNGFVSDAIQCFRLIRKHKFGVPFRGCGYLLDKMMKSNSPASAWAFYMEILDCGYPPTVYNFNVLMHKLCKECKLKEAQLVFDEIEKWALRPTVVSFNTLINGYCKSGELEVGFRLKRVMEESGMCSDVFTYSALINGLCKESRLDDANRLFDEMHERGLVPNDVTFTTLIDGQCKNGRIDLAMEVYQQMLRKGVKPDLITYNTVINGLCKVGDLEKVQKLVDEMSAQGLKPDKITYTTLIDGYCKEGDLESAMKTRKEMSEEGIELDNVAFTALISGLSREGRVVDAERTLREMVNAGMKPDDATYTMVMDGFCKNGDIKMSFKLLREMQGDGHVPGIVTYNVLMNGLCKRGQMKNANMLLDAMLNLGVIPDDITYNILLEGHCKNGNPEYFDKLRSEKGLIPDYASYTALVNEFSKSSKDRRRR